Proteins encoded by one window of Rutidosis leptorrhynchoides isolate AG116_Rl617_1_P2 chromosome 7, CSIRO_AGI_Rlap_v1, whole genome shotgun sequence:
- the LOC139857810 gene encoding uncharacterized protein has translation MKKKWNGLVYKNHLWSCATATTVPQFEKAMLDLKKFNKYCWIYLSKIPPARSHFSGRAKTDVLLNNMCEILNRWLVEARDKPIITFIEYVREYMMKRIVNVKKVIVKSEGQLTPGATKLFENIKDEARKFNVLWSGSDQYQVSGLHNEQCVVDLVRRTCACNKWELTGMPCKHAVAALYNHTFNSMDVRVPEEWVDQVYWMDTWKKLTLSHVINVLLPPKRVVSAGRPKKNRRKGLNEDDNITNGTHLSRKGKSTTCGICGEYGHNRRGCTTSSKGAARMDKRKASTASGSGSNKKKKPSNGAN, from the exons ATGAAGAAGAAATGGAATGGTCTTGTATACAAAAACCATCTTTGGAGTTGTGCTACTGCCACTACTGTACCTCAGTTTGAGAAAGCCATGTTGGATCTGAAGAAGTTCAATAAATATTGCTGGATTTACCTGTCTAAGATTCCACCGGCAAGGTCTCATTTTTCTGGTAGGGCTAAAACTGATGTTTTACTTAATAACATGTGTGAGATACTTAATAGATGGTTAGTTGAAGCTAGGGATAAGCCTATAATTACTTTTATAGAATATGTTAGGGAATACATGATGAAGAGAATAGTAAATGTGAAGAAGGTCATTGTAAAGAGTGAAGGGCAATTAACACCTGGTGCAACAAAACTGTTTGAGAATATCAAGGATGAGGCTAGGAAGTTTAATGTATTGTGGAGTGGTAGTGATCAGTATCAGGTTAGTGGGCTACATAATGAACAATGTGTAGTCGATTTGGTTAGAAGGACATGTGCTTGTAACAAATGGGAACTGACTGGTATGCCCTGTAAGCATGCAGTTGCAGCATTGTATAACCATACCTTTAACAGTATGGATGTGAGAGTACCTGAGGAGTGGGTTGATCAAGTTTATTGGATGGATACTTGGAAAAAGCTTACTCTTTCACA TGTGATTAATGTTCTACTACCACCAAAAAGGGTTGTATCTGCTGGTAGGCCCAAGAAAAATAGAAGAAAAGGATTAAATGAGGATGACAACATAACCAATGGTACTCATCTCTCAAGAAAGGGAAAAAGTACAACATGTGGAATATGTGGTGAGTATGGTCACAACAGGAGAGGCTGTACAACATCTAGTAAAGGAGCTGCAAGAATGGACAAGAGGAAGGCAAGCACTGCATCTGGAAGTGGGAGCAATAAGAAGAAGAAACCAAGCAATGGAGCAAATTAA